From Primulina tabacum isolate GXHZ01 chromosome 2, ASM2559414v2, whole genome shotgun sequence, one genomic window encodes:
- the LOC142535696 gene encoding homeobox-DDT domain protein RLT2-like isoform X3, with translation MEFVSAGGGVGVSDDVEKKDMEGEPKVKRKMKTPSQLEILEKTYAAESYPSEALRTELSVKLGLSDRQLQMWFCHRRLKDRKPATEKRPRKTVSPSVVRATSGGCADELKAINADLTKEEFSSGLSLFGNVDSFQRQQRVVHKVGTAVPRISTALPLMRRFYEAPLAVSEQRAIAFVEAQLGEPLRENGPILGMEFDPLPPGAFGAPIVPSGQHKPAGWPCDLQLNERLDIMPIKALHEYQFLPEKSHARNDVYEKALPPHFYGSPSDIRNARVPLPTGKSSMHNNEQVHSGYGLQAHMPSFSLLPRQGRHSLHLSPASGDVDIVPRIAPFADVHIDAHYVHPKTGLDNQIVTPDRVTIHDEMKMERKHKTEEARIAKEVQAHDKRIRKELEKQNILRRKREEQMRKEIERKDRERRKEEERVLREKQREEERHQREQRREMERREKFLQKEYIRAEKMRLKEELRREKEAVRFKAANNRAAARRIAKESMDLIEDERLELMELAASSKGLPSILALDDDTLQNLDSLKDKLPGFPPKSVHLKKPFGVQPWTDSDENVGNLIMVWRFLITFADVLGLWPFTLDEFTQAFYDFDSRLLGEIHVALLRSIVKDIEDVARTPATASATNQSSAINPGGGHLQIVEGAYAWGFDLLSWQRHLSPLTWPEVLRQFALSAGFGPKLKRKVEPGYAHDANEVDDGSEIISNLRSGLAAENAVALMQERGLSKPRRSRHRLTPGTVKFAAFHILSLVGSKGLSILEVANKIQKSGLRDLTTSKTPEASISAALSRDTKLFERTAPSTYCVRSPYRKDPVDAESILAAAREKIRVYQNGITEGDDAEDVEKEDAEQDQDSDSEVAEDPDADDLDSELKLKENSYSSEKLNLRNKNLSHHGKESLSVLRVTPSVSHGIIQGDSVLSHCFGDIKCNEGSLYDVTTAHPNSISDQDTAVIDEYDSLESWVQGLTEGEYTDLSIEERLNALIALVGVVNEGNAIRFALEERLESANALKKQMWAEAQLDKRRVKDEQVLRLQHSSFVVNRADQIYSQSAVEDRKSPLGDIDMRNEMSSSNRKFLLVDLNDQQNEQNSCNDASTQEYPMFSDALLLQQSVYAAEKSRKELKAFISHRAEEMYVYRSLPLGLDRRFNRYWQLRTSPSPNDPCSGRIFVEFFNGVWRLIDSEEDFNALLSSLDVRGTRECHLHSMLLKVESSFKATARTNLSRATSVKHVSDGVNEEILQMRPKLDCYPSTDSSKRFEFASYSNSPGNELQFPIEFGKNREKENDMIESYYDFEKWMMDECLNSKLLAAHRYGRLRRQQLSDICKHCHELFSCDDTQCPSCHGTCSVSERTFNFLEHITDCKRKPIEGFGRVLHKLSFPLQIRLLKALLTTIEASIPPEAFKSVWSDENRKLWGMKLHLSSSPAELLETLTLLENSIERSFLSASNEATCELLSSSNHIEHSADSFSRPGAISVLSWIPHTTPAVALRLMELDSSIYYTPQQKEACLEDNGAGYYTKFPSRVGSSIDNVSRAGYLQHDYWLDLVSGHTSLKRGRGRPRGPSRTSGKSQRKTYYCRGDQCHVTIGRSENFSELTGWRGRPSGCKKGRRSVRNRQKPARRVRENVGEKSVSLDQVSETPCIRKEEWDLEETPIEAVGGENGSSSEQSDFDYLNVQASADEYNGILVDLPDVGSVDYGVDVEDDQHVDIGNRDNMNDDEDDDDVEDFEPSDYNIDGEFDEQYNDEENQSRGAEQVGNVDRSRGSSSSSDYSF, from the exons ATGGAGTTTGTTAGTGCCGGAGGCGGCGTTGGTGTGAGTGATGATGTGGAGAAGAAGGACATGGAGGGGGAGCCAAAGGTCAAACGTAAAATGAAGACTCCTTCTCAGTTGGAGATTCTTGAGAAAACTTATGCTG CGGAATCATACCCATCCGAGGCATTGAGAACAGAGCTTTCTGTTAAATTAGGCCTCTCTGATAGACAACTGCAGATGTGGTTCTGCCATCGAAGGTTAAAAGACCGTAAACCCGCCACAGAAAAGCGTCCAAGGAAGACAGTCTCCCCTTCTGTAGTTCGAGCAACCTCGGGTGGATGCGCAGATGAACTGAAAGCAATTaatgctgatttgacaaaggaGGAGTTTTCATCAGGACTAAGTTTGTTTGGGAATGTGGATTCTTTCCAGCGGCAGCAGAGAGTAGTTCATAAGGTTGGGACTGCTGTGCCAAGGATTTCGACAGCATTACCTCTCATGAGGAGGTTTTATGAGGCTCCTCTTGCTGTGTCTGAGCAGAGAGCCATCGCATTTGTGGAGGCACAGTTGGGGGAGCCGCTGAGGGAGAATGGCCCGATTTTGGGCATGGAGTTTGACCCTTTACCTCCAGGTGCATTTGGTGCTCCAATTG TTCCATCAGGACAACATAAACCAGCTGGGTGGCCATGTGATCTCCAATTAAATGAGAGGCTGGATATTATGCCAATCAAG GCTCTCCATGAATACCAGTTTCTCCCTGAAAAATCACATGCAAGAAATGATGTCTATGAAAAGGCTCTGCCGCCTCATTTTTATGGTTCACCTTCTGATATAAGGAATGCTCGAGTTCCATTACCCACTGGGAAATCTAGTATGCATAACAATGAGCAAGTACACTCTGGATATGGACTTCAGGCTCATATGCCAAGTTTTAGTCTTTTACCACGGCAAGGAAGGCACAGTCTCCACCTGTCTCCTGCTTCTGGAGATGTGGACATCGTTCCTCGAATAGCACCCTTCGCGGATGTCCACATTGATGCTCATTATGTTCATCCAAAAACTGGGTTGGATAATCAAATTGTGACACCAGATAGGGTCACCATTCACGATGAAATGAAGATGGAGAGGAAACACAAG ACTGAAGAGGCTAGAATTGCTAAGGAAGTTCAAGCACATGATAAAAGAATACGGAAAGAGCTAGAGAAACAAAACATTTTAAGGAGAAAG AGAGAGGAGCAAATGAGGAAAGAAATCGAAAGGAAGGATCGTGAAAGACGGAAGGAAGAGGAAAGAGTGTTGCGTGAAAAGCAGCGTGAAGAAGAGAGACACCAGAGGGAGCAAAGGCGCGAAATGGAACGAAGGGAGAAATTTTTGCAAAAGGAGTATATCAGA GCGGAGAAGATGAGGCTTAAAGAGGAATTACGCCGGGAGAAGGAAGCAGTGAGGTTCAAAGCTGCCAACAATAGAGCCGCTGCTCGAAGAATTGCTAAGGAATCGATGGATTTGATTGAGGATGAACGCCTGGAACTCATGGAGCTTGCTGCGTCAAGTAAGGGTTTGCCTTCGATTTTGGCTCTTGACGACGATACTTTACAGAACCTTGACTCGTTGAAAG ATAAACTCCCTGGATTCCCACCTAAGTCCGTACACTTGAAGAAGCCATTTGGAGTCCAGCCTTGGACTGATTCCGATGAGAATGTTGGCAATCTTATTATG GTTTGGAGATTCTTAATTACGTTTGCTgatgttcttggtctatggccTTTCACTTTGGATGAGTTCACCCAAGCATTTTATGACTTT GATTCACGGCTGCTAGGAGAAATTCATGTAGCCCTTCTGAGATCCATTGTGAAAGATATTGAGGATGTTGCAAGAACACCAGCCACTGCATCGGCGACGAATCAAAGTTCTGCTATTAATCCTGGGGGAGGACACCTACAGATTGTTGAAGGG GCTTATGCTTGGGGGTTTGATTTGCTTAGCTGGCAGCGTCACCTATCTCCTCTCACTTGGCCTGAAGTGTTAAGGCAATTTGCTCTGTCTGCTGGTTTTGGGCCAAAATTAAAGCGGAAGGTGGAACCTGGATATGCCCATGATGCAAATGAG GTTGATGATGGTTCTGAAATCATATCCAATTTACGAAGTGGATTAGCTGCGGAGAATGCTGTTGCCCTCATGCAAGAAAGAGGGCTTTCAAAACCTCGAAGGTCTAGGCATCGTTTGACCCCTGGAACTGTCAAATTTGCTGCATTTCACATTCTTTCATTGGTGGGTAGTAAGGGTCTTTCAATATTGGAGGTCGCAAACAAAATTCAG AAATCAGGTCTTCGAGATCTCACAACGAGTAAAACACCCGAAGCGTCTATTTCTGCTGCTTTGTCAAGGGATACAAAGCTCTTCGAGAGAACAGCTCCATCAACATATTGTGTACGATCACCTTACAGGAAAGATCCTGTTGACGCAGAGTCTATACTTGCTGCAGCCAGGGAGAAAATTCGGGTGTATCAAAATGGAATTACCGAGGGAGACGATGCAGAAGATGTTGAAAAGGAGGATGCTGAACAAGATCAAGACTCTGACAGTGAAGTTGCGGAAGATCCCGATGCGGATGATTTGGACTCCGAGTTAAAACTAAAGGAAAATTCTTATTCTAGTGAAAAGTTGAATCttagaaataaaaatttatctCACCATGGGAAGGAAAGCTTAAGTGTGTTAAGGGTTACCCCCTCGGTGTCACATGGAATTATACAAGGCGATTCTGTTCTTTCTCATTGTTTTGGTGATATAAAATGTAATGAAGGATCTTTATATGATGTTACTACGGCTCATCCCAATTCTATTTCTGATCAAGATACAGCTGTAATTGATGAATATGATTCTCTAGAATCGTGGGTTCAAGGACTTACTGAAGGGGAGTATACTGATCTGAGCATTGAAGAGCGATTGAATGCCCTTATTGCTTTGGTTGGTGTAGTGAATGAGGGAAATGCTATTCGCTTTGCATTGGAG GAACGCCTGGAATCGGCAAATGCATTAAAGAAGCAGATGTGGGCGGAGGCTCAGCTTGATAAGCGTCGTGTAAAAGACGAACAAGTTTTGAGATTGCAACATTCGTCATTTGTAGTTAACAGAGCTGATCAAATATACTCCCAATCTGCTGTTGAGGACAGGAAAAGTCCTCTGGGTGATATTGATATGAGAAATGAGATGTCATCTTCGAACCGTAAATTCTTGCTGGTGGACTTAAATGATCAACAGAATGAGCAAAATTCTTGTAATGATGCCTCGACCCAAGAATATCCTATGTTTTCTGATGCGTTGCTGCTTCAGCAATCTGTATATGCAGCTGAAAAGTCACGTAAAGAATTAAAAGCTTTCATTAGTCACCGTGCAGAGGAAATGTACGTATATAGGTCATTGCCTCTTGGACTGGATCGTAGATTTAATCGATATTGGCAGTTGAGAACATCTCCATCTCCAAATGATCCCTGCTCTGGCCGAATATTTGTTGAGTTCTTTAATGGTGTCTGGAGACTTATTGATTCTGAAGAG GACTTCAATGCTCTATTGTCATCTTTGGATGTCCGGGGAACTAGAGAGTGTCATTTGCATTCAATGTTACTAAAAGTTGAATCATCTTTTAAAGCAACTGCTAGAACCAACTTATCACGCGCAACTTCTGTTAAGCATGTTTCTGATGGGGTCAATGAAGAAATTTTGCAAATGAGGCCTAAGCTTGATTGCTATCCCAGTACGGATAGCTCTAAGAGATTTGAATTTGCATCATATTCTAATTCACCGGGGAATGAGTTACAATTTCCCATTGAGTTTGGGAAAAACagagaaaaggaaaatgatatGATAGAAAGTTATTATGATTTTGAGAAGTGGATGATGGACGAATGCCTTAACTCCAAACTTTTAGCTGCCCATAGATATGGAAGATTGAGGCGTCAACAACTGTCGGATATTTGCAAGCACTGCCATGAGTTGTTTTCTTGTGATGATACCCAGTGTCCTTCCTGTCACGGGACGTGCAGTGTTTCTGAGAGAACTTTCAATTTTCTTGAGCATATAACTGATTGCAAAAGGAAACCAATTGAAGGATTTGGAAGGGTCCTGCACAAACTATCTTTTCCCCTGCAGATTAGATTGCTGAAAGCTCTATTAACAACAATTGAG GCCTCGATTCCACCAGAGGCTTTTAAATCTGTTTGGTCAGATGAGAACCGAAAATTATGGGGTATGAAGTTGCATTTGTCATCATCACCGGCCGAGCTTCTTGag ACTCTGACTTTACTGGAAAATAGCATTGAAAGGAGCTTTTTGTCAGCGTCGAACGAGGCTACCTGTGAATTATTGAGTTCCTCTAACCATATAGAACATTCAGCTGATAGTTTCTCCAGACCTGGTGCAATTTCTGTACTTTCATGGATACCGCATACGACGCCTGCTGTAGCTTTAAGGCTCATGGAACTTGATTCATCCATTTATTACACACCCCAACAAAAAGAAGCTTGTCTGGAGGATAATGGAGCTGGGTATTATACT AAATTTCCTTCAAGAGTGGGGAGTTCGATAGATAATGTATCACGAGCTGGATATTTGCAACATGATTATTGGCTTGATCTGGTAAGTGGACATACCAGCTTGAAACGAGGTCGAGGACGTCCAAGAGGTCCAAGTCGCACGAGTGGAAAATCACAGAGAAAGACCTACTATTGTCGTGGTGACCAGTGCCATGTTACCATAGGAAGGAGTGAAAATTTTAGTGAACTTACAGGATGGAGAGGCCGGCCAAGTGGATGTAAAAAAGGCCGTCGCTCTGTCAGAAATAGGCAAAAACCTGCTAGAAGAGTGAGAGAGAATGTTGGTGAGAAGAGTGTTTCCTTGGATCAAGTTTCCGAAACCCCATGTATTCGCAAAGAGGAATGGGATTTGGAAGAAACACCCATTGAAGCTGTGGGTGGTGAGAATGGTAGCAGTTCCGAACAATCGGATTTTGACTATTTAAATGTTCAGGCATCTGCAGATGAGTATAACGGTATTTTGGTGGATCTTCCTGACGTGGGAAGTGTTGATTATGGAGTGGATGTGGAAGATGATCAACATGTTGACATTGGCAATAGAGACAACATGAATGACGATGAAGATGACGACGACGTTGAAGATTTTGAACCGTCAGACTATAACATTGATGGAGAGTTCGATGAACAATACAATGACGAGGAAAACCAATCAAGGGGTGCAGAGCAAGTTGGGAACGTGGATAGGAGTAGAGGTTCATCTTCGTCATCTGATTATAGTTTCTAA
- the LOC142535696 gene encoding homeobox-DDT domain protein RLT2-like isoform X2 — MEFVSAGGGVGVSDDVEKKDMEGEPKVKRKMKTPSQLEILEKTYAAESYPSEALRTELSVKLGLSDRQLQMWFCHRRLKDRKPATEKRPRKTVSPSVVRATSGGCADELKAINADLTKEEFSSGLSLFGNVDSFQRQQRVVHKVGTAVPRISTALPLMRRFYEAPLAVSEQRAIAFVEAQLGEPLRENGPILGMEFDPLPPGAFGAPIGQHKPAGWPCDLQLNERLDIMPIKGSSQALHEYQFLPEKSHARNDVYEKALPPHFYGSPSDIRNARVPLPTGKSSMHNNEQVHSGYGLQAHMPSFSLLPRQGRHSLHLSPASGDVDIVPRIAPFADVHIDAHYVHPKTGLDNQIVTPDRVTIHDEMKMERKHKTEEARIAKEVQAHDKRIRKELEKQNILRRKREEQMRKEIERKDRERRKEEERVLREKQREEERHQREQRREMERREKFLQKEYIRAEKMRLKEELRREKEAVRFKAANNRAAARRIAKESMDLIEDERLELMELAASSKGLPSILALDDDTLQNLDSLKDKLPGFPPKSVHLKKPFGVQPWTDSDENVGNLIMVWRFLITFADVLGLWPFTLDEFTQAFYDFDSRLLGEIHVALLRSIVKDIEDVARTPATASATNQSSAINPGGGHLQIVEGAYAWGFDLLSWQRHLSPLTWPEVLRQFALSAGFGPKLKRKVEPGYAHDANEVDDGSEIISNLRSGLAAENAVALMQERGLSKPRRSRHRLTPGTVKFAAFHILSLVGSKGLSILEVANKIQKSGLRDLTTSKTPEASISAALSRDTKLFERTAPSTYCVRSPYRKDPVDAESILAAAREKIRVYQNGITEGDDAEDVEKEDAEQDQDSDSEVAEDPDADDLDSELKLKENSYSSEKLNLRNKNLSHHGKESLSVLRVTPSVSHGIIQGDSVLSHCFGDIKCNEGSLYDVTTAHPNSISDQDTAVIDEYDSLESWVQGLTEGEYTDLSIEERLNALIALVGVVNEGNAIRFALEERLESANALKKQMWAEAQLDKRRVKDEQVLRLQHSSFVVNRADQIYSQSAVEDRKSPLGDIDMRNEMSSSNRKFLLVDLNDQQNEQNSCNDASTQEYPMFSDALLLQQSVYAAEKSRKELKAFISHRAEEMYVYRSLPLGLDRRFNRYWQLRTSPSPNDPCSGRIFVEFFNGVWRLIDSEEDFNALLSSLDVRGTRECHLHSMLLKVESSFKATARTNLSRATSVKHVSDGVNEEILQMRPKLDCYPSTDSSKRFEFASYSNSPGNELQFPIEFGKNREKENDMIESYYDFEKWMMDECLNSKLLAAHRYGRLRRQQLSDICKHCHELFSCDDTQCPSCHGTCSVSERTFNFLEHITDCKRKPIEGFGRVLHKLSFPLQIRLLKALLTTIEASIPPEAFKSVWSDENRKLWGMKLHLSSSPAELLETLTLLENSIERSFLSASNEATCELLSSSNHIEHSADSFSRPGAISVLSWIPHTTPAVALRLMELDSSIYYTPQQKEACLEDNGAGYYTKFPSRVGSSIDNVSRAGYLQHDYWLDLVSGHTSLKRGRGRPRGPSRTSGKSQRKTYYCRGDQCHVTIGRSENFSELTGWRGRPSGCKKGRRSVRNRQKPARRVRENVGEKSVSLDQVSETPCIRKEEWDLEETPIEAVGGENGSSSEQSDFDYLNVQASADEYNGILVDLPDVGSVDYGVDVEDDQHVDIGNRDNMNDDEDDDDVEDFEPSDYNIDGEFDEQYNDEENQSRGAEQVGNVDRSRGSSSSSDYSF, encoded by the exons ATGGAGTTTGTTAGTGCCGGAGGCGGCGTTGGTGTGAGTGATGATGTGGAGAAGAAGGACATGGAGGGGGAGCCAAAGGTCAAACGTAAAATGAAGACTCCTTCTCAGTTGGAGATTCTTGAGAAAACTTATGCTG CGGAATCATACCCATCCGAGGCATTGAGAACAGAGCTTTCTGTTAAATTAGGCCTCTCTGATAGACAACTGCAGATGTGGTTCTGCCATCGAAGGTTAAAAGACCGTAAACCCGCCACAGAAAAGCGTCCAAGGAAGACAGTCTCCCCTTCTGTAGTTCGAGCAACCTCGGGTGGATGCGCAGATGAACTGAAAGCAATTaatgctgatttgacaaaggaGGAGTTTTCATCAGGACTAAGTTTGTTTGGGAATGTGGATTCTTTCCAGCGGCAGCAGAGAGTAGTTCATAAGGTTGGGACTGCTGTGCCAAGGATTTCGACAGCATTACCTCTCATGAGGAGGTTTTATGAGGCTCCTCTTGCTGTGTCTGAGCAGAGAGCCATCGCATTTGTGGAGGCACAGTTGGGGGAGCCGCTGAGGGAGAATGGCCCGATTTTGGGCATGGAGTTTGACCCTTTACCTCCAGGTGCATTTGGTGCTCCAATTG GACAACATAAACCAGCTGGGTGGCCATGTGATCTCCAATTAAATGAGAGGCTGGATATTATGCCAATCAAG GGTTCTTCACAGGCTCTCCATGAATACCAGTTTCTCCCTGAAAAATCACATGCAAGAAATGATGTCTATGAAAAGGCTCTGCCGCCTCATTTTTATGGTTCACCTTCTGATATAAGGAATGCTCGAGTTCCATTACCCACTGGGAAATCTAGTATGCATAACAATGAGCAAGTACACTCTGGATATGGACTTCAGGCTCATATGCCAAGTTTTAGTCTTTTACCACGGCAAGGAAGGCACAGTCTCCACCTGTCTCCTGCTTCTGGAGATGTGGACATCGTTCCTCGAATAGCACCCTTCGCGGATGTCCACATTGATGCTCATTATGTTCATCCAAAAACTGGGTTGGATAATCAAATTGTGACACCAGATAGGGTCACCATTCACGATGAAATGAAGATGGAGAGGAAACACAAG ACTGAAGAGGCTAGAATTGCTAAGGAAGTTCAAGCACATGATAAAAGAATACGGAAAGAGCTAGAGAAACAAAACATTTTAAGGAGAAAG AGAGAGGAGCAAATGAGGAAAGAAATCGAAAGGAAGGATCGTGAAAGACGGAAGGAAGAGGAAAGAGTGTTGCGTGAAAAGCAGCGTGAAGAAGAGAGACACCAGAGGGAGCAAAGGCGCGAAATGGAACGAAGGGAGAAATTTTTGCAAAAGGAGTATATCAGA GCGGAGAAGATGAGGCTTAAAGAGGAATTACGCCGGGAGAAGGAAGCAGTGAGGTTCAAAGCTGCCAACAATAGAGCCGCTGCTCGAAGAATTGCTAAGGAATCGATGGATTTGATTGAGGATGAACGCCTGGAACTCATGGAGCTTGCTGCGTCAAGTAAGGGTTTGCCTTCGATTTTGGCTCTTGACGACGATACTTTACAGAACCTTGACTCGTTGAAAG ATAAACTCCCTGGATTCCCACCTAAGTCCGTACACTTGAAGAAGCCATTTGGAGTCCAGCCTTGGACTGATTCCGATGAGAATGTTGGCAATCTTATTATG GTTTGGAGATTCTTAATTACGTTTGCTgatgttcttggtctatggccTTTCACTTTGGATGAGTTCACCCAAGCATTTTATGACTTT GATTCACGGCTGCTAGGAGAAATTCATGTAGCCCTTCTGAGATCCATTGTGAAAGATATTGAGGATGTTGCAAGAACACCAGCCACTGCATCGGCGACGAATCAAAGTTCTGCTATTAATCCTGGGGGAGGACACCTACAGATTGTTGAAGGG GCTTATGCTTGGGGGTTTGATTTGCTTAGCTGGCAGCGTCACCTATCTCCTCTCACTTGGCCTGAAGTGTTAAGGCAATTTGCTCTGTCTGCTGGTTTTGGGCCAAAATTAAAGCGGAAGGTGGAACCTGGATATGCCCATGATGCAAATGAG GTTGATGATGGTTCTGAAATCATATCCAATTTACGAAGTGGATTAGCTGCGGAGAATGCTGTTGCCCTCATGCAAGAAAGAGGGCTTTCAAAACCTCGAAGGTCTAGGCATCGTTTGACCCCTGGAACTGTCAAATTTGCTGCATTTCACATTCTTTCATTGGTGGGTAGTAAGGGTCTTTCAATATTGGAGGTCGCAAACAAAATTCAG AAATCAGGTCTTCGAGATCTCACAACGAGTAAAACACCCGAAGCGTCTATTTCTGCTGCTTTGTCAAGGGATACAAAGCTCTTCGAGAGAACAGCTCCATCAACATATTGTGTACGATCACCTTACAGGAAAGATCCTGTTGACGCAGAGTCTATACTTGCTGCAGCCAGGGAGAAAATTCGGGTGTATCAAAATGGAATTACCGAGGGAGACGATGCAGAAGATGTTGAAAAGGAGGATGCTGAACAAGATCAAGACTCTGACAGTGAAGTTGCGGAAGATCCCGATGCGGATGATTTGGACTCCGAGTTAAAACTAAAGGAAAATTCTTATTCTAGTGAAAAGTTGAATCttagaaataaaaatttatctCACCATGGGAAGGAAAGCTTAAGTGTGTTAAGGGTTACCCCCTCGGTGTCACATGGAATTATACAAGGCGATTCTGTTCTTTCTCATTGTTTTGGTGATATAAAATGTAATGAAGGATCTTTATATGATGTTACTACGGCTCATCCCAATTCTATTTCTGATCAAGATACAGCTGTAATTGATGAATATGATTCTCTAGAATCGTGGGTTCAAGGACTTACTGAAGGGGAGTATACTGATCTGAGCATTGAAGAGCGATTGAATGCCCTTATTGCTTTGGTTGGTGTAGTGAATGAGGGAAATGCTATTCGCTTTGCATTGGAG GAACGCCTGGAATCGGCAAATGCATTAAAGAAGCAGATGTGGGCGGAGGCTCAGCTTGATAAGCGTCGTGTAAAAGACGAACAAGTTTTGAGATTGCAACATTCGTCATTTGTAGTTAACAGAGCTGATCAAATATACTCCCAATCTGCTGTTGAGGACAGGAAAAGTCCTCTGGGTGATATTGATATGAGAAATGAGATGTCATCTTCGAACCGTAAATTCTTGCTGGTGGACTTAAATGATCAACAGAATGAGCAAAATTCTTGTAATGATGCCTCGACCCAAGAATATCCTATGTTTTCTGATGCGTTGCTGCTTCAGCAATCTGTATATGCAGCTGAAAAGTCACGTAAAGAATTAAAAGCTTTCATTAGTCACCGTGCAGAGGAAATGTACGTATATAGGTCATTGCCTCTTGGACTGGATCGTAGATTTAATCGATATTGGCAGTTGAGAACATCTCCATCTCCAAATGATCCCTGCTCTGGCCGAATATTTGTTGAGTTCTTTAATGGTGTCTGGAGACTTATTGATTCTGAAGAG GACTTCAATGCTCTATTGTCATCTTTGGATGTCCGGGGAACTAGAGAGTGTCATTTGCATTCAATGTTACTAAAAGTTGAATCATCTTTTAAAGCAACTGCTAGAACCAACTTATCACGCGCAACTTCTGTTAAGCATGTTTCTGATGGGGTCAATGAAGAAATTTTGCAAATGAGGCCTAAGCTTGATTGCTATCCCAGTACGGATAGCTCTAAGAGATTTGAATTTGCATCATATTCTAATTCACCGGGGAATGAGTTACAATTTCCCATTGAGTTTGGGAAAAACagagaaaaggaaaatgatatGATAGAAAGTTATTATGATTTTGAGAAGTGGATGATGGACGAATGCCTTAACTCCAAACTTTTAGCTGCCCATAGATATGGAAGATTGAGGCGTCAACAACTGTCGGATATTTGCAAGCACTGCCATGAGTTGTTTTCTTGTGATGATACCCAGTGTCCTTCCTGTCACGGGACGTGCAGTGTTTCTGAGAGAACTTTCAATTTTCTTGAGCATATAACTGATTGCAAAAGGAAACCAATTGAAGGATTTGGAAGGGTCCTGCACAAACTATCTTTTCCCCTGCAGATTAGATTGCTGAAAGCTCTATTAACAACAATTGAG GCCTCGATTCCACCAGAGGCTTTTAAATCTGTTTGGTCAGATGAGAACCGAAAATTATGGGGTATGAAGTTGCATTTGTCATCATCACCGGCCGAGCTTCTTGag ACTCTGACTTTACTGGAAAATAGCATTGAAAGGAGCTTTTTGTCAGCGTCGAACGAGGCTACCTGTGAATTATTGAGTTCCTCTAACCATATAGAACATTCAGCTGATAGTTTCTCCAGACCTGGTGCAATTTCTGTACTTTCATGGATACCGCATACGACGCCTGCTGTAGCTTTAAGGCTCATGGAACTTGATTCATCCATTTATTACACACCCCAACAAAAAGAAGCTTGTCTGGAGGATAATGGAGCTGGGTATTATACT AAATTTCCTTCAAGAGTGGGGAGTTCGATAGATAATGTATCACGAGCTGGATATTTGCAACATGATTATTGGCTTGATCTGGTAAGTGGACATACCAGCTTGAAACGAGGTCGAGGACGTCCAAGAGGTCCAAGTCGCACGAGTGGAAAATCACAGAGAAAGACCTACTATTGTCGTGGTGACCAGTGCCATGTTACCATAGGAAGGAGTGAAAATTTTAGTGAACTTACAGGATGGAGAGGCCGGCCAAGTGGATGTAAAAAAGGCCGTCGCTCTGTCAGAAATAGGCAAAAACCTGCTAGAAGAGTGAGAGAGAATGTTGGTGAGAAGAGTGTTTCCTTGGATCAAGTTTCCGAAACCCCATGTATTCGCAAAGAGGAATGGGATTTGGAAGAAACACCCATTGAAGCTGTGGGTGGTGAGAATGGTAGCAGTTCCGAACAATCGGATTTTGACTATTTAAATGTTCAGGCATCTGCAGATGAGTATAACGGTATTTTGGTGGATCTTCCTGACGTGGGAAGTGTTGATTATGGAGTGGATGTGGAAGATGATCAACATGTTGACATTGGCAATAGAGACAACATGAATGACGATGAAGATGACGACGACGTTGAAGATTTTGAACCGTCAGACTATAACATTGATGGAGAGTTCGATGAACAATACAATGACGAGGAAAACCAATCAAGGGGTGCAGAGCAAGTTGGGAACGTGGATAGGAGTAGAGGTTCATCTTCGTCATCTGATTATAGTTTCTAA